DNA sequence from the Eptesicus fuscus isolate TK198812 chromosome 7, DD_ASM_mEF_20220401, whole genome shotgun sequence genome:
CCCTCTTGATGGAAGAGCAGAGTCATCAAAAATAAACACCTGGCGGTGGTGGAGCAATGTGGACAACGCTTGTCCTAcaatattacataaaaataacagACACAGTTATAGCAGCCATGAAAGCCACGTGAACAAGAATATGTATTTGAAAAGTTACTGGAAGTAAATGAGAAACATTAACAGGATCGGGGGTGATTTCTGAGCAACACAGGAAGCTGCAGGTTAGAGACTCTAAGCAAGGGTCGCTAGGTAACATTATCTATGGAGgggaggaaaaattatttttcctctacccttctgagTTCTTATCTGAGACCCTTGTAATAAAAGAAtaaccagccctaaccggtttggctcagtggatagagcgtctgcctgtggactgaagggtcccaggttcgattccggtcaagggcatgtacgttggtttcgggcacatcctcagtagggggtgtgcaagaggcagctgattgatgtttctaactctctatccctctcccttcctctctgtaaaaaatcaataaaaataaaaataaaaaaaagaacaaccagaaaaaaagaaaagtccgtTGACACATATTCTTCATGAACAAATGGGTGAgacccagggaaaaatgagtaactccctaAGGAGGCTTCCAATTCCGTCTGAAGTACCATTTTCatagagaaaggggaggggatgcaggcctaattttttttaggaaagatgaaggaTCCTGGGAAGAACAGAGGGGAGGTATGATAATTTGTGACAAAGTGTGCCTGGGTGTGGTGTCAACTTCAACTCTCCTCTCCTGTGACAAGAGTCAGCCTCCCTGGTTGATGGCACTccggggaggggacccaggaCAGCCGACTGCCTTTTGGAGGGTGTGTCCGTAGGCAGATGAGGGGAGTTCAGAGAAAGCCTCCTGCATTGCTGTTTTCCAAGTGCCTACAGCTCAAAACAGCGCGTGACCAAAGAGGCATCTTCGGGGTGACATAGTCTGCTGCCCGACACCGACCCGGTTAAACAAACAGCTAACCAGCCAGGGAACGCCTCCCTCAGGAAGGGCTGAGCAGGGACGGGGCAATCCTTCCGGGAAGGTAGATGCCGGGGGCTGGAAGGAACGCACGCTCACTTGCTTCCGAGTTTGCAATATTATAACTTAAATGGCCCTGATCGTCTTTGTGCCTATTGATGGGTTATTGGATGATTATCAGAAGATTCTTGTGACTGAATATGTGATAGCAAAAATTCAAAAGccgccctacccggtttggctcagtggatggagcattggactgtggattgaagggtcccaggttcgattccagtcaagggcatgtaccttggttgtgggtacatccctagtagggggtgtgcaggaggcagctgattcatgtttctctctcatcgatgtttctaattctctatccctctcccttcctctctgtaaaaaatcaattaaatatatttaaaaaaattcaaaagccaCCAGAAACCTAAGAGATGCCCAGTTTGACTACATCCTAGTTCGCTCTGGGCATTGTCACGGTTTGAAATCATTAGGCAAAAAAATGATGTGCAACTTGTGAGACATTACAATTCTTGATGTGTTCTAACTTTGCTTACTTTGTTCCCAAATGTTATCATTAGATGGTCTACTTCACCAGAGCATCATTGAAGGTCTAGCCACCGTGACCACAGAAGACCTGCGCTGGCTCCTCTCTGACTGGCAGGCCTGGGAGACGGTGACGGAGCAGCTTCGTTTGGGAAGGTGATCCCAGGCAGTGAGGTCTGGGGGGGAAGCGCCAGGAGAGTCCTGTGCGGGCCGGGACCGGCTGGTGTGCTCGCTGCCGGAATCCCAGCACCGGGAAGGCAGCTGGCACGCACCGGGCCCGCAGAGACTCGATGGGGAGGGATGTCAGAAGCCGCTCCTGCTTCCCTGGGGAGGGGTCAGCTGGCCGGTCTACCTGAGGCCGCTGATGGCTTGCCGGGGAGCAGAGGGCTCTAACGCCATTGTCTACAGCTCCtctggggcttggggctgcttgGGCTCAGCCCGGTTTTCCTGCgagccctgcctcctctcccacagACACGCTCTCCGATATCCCACACCCAGGCCCCGTCCGTGGAACGAACCCGAGGGCCATACAAGTCAGACTCTCACGAGTCGTGGGAAGTCGACTGCAGCATCCGGCACAGCCCCACGGTGTCCACGTTGGAAGCCCCACGTCCTATGAGACAAGGCGCCTCTCCCGGCCTGTGAACACGCGAGCAGAGTAGAACCGCTGTTCCCAAACACGACCACCCTCTGTTAGAAACCTGCTTCCGGTTTCCAAAATACACGCGTGTCCGAGGGAATGGCCAGGAGCCCTCCCCTAGGGGAGAGGTGATATTTGGTGTCTCCCTGGAggtccccccaccttttttttttttttagaaatgtaggttattttaccatttttaaaaatgtgtctaatACATGCACGTGATACAAAACTTGAAAGAAACAGGAGGGCAAGCAGTAAAAACAGTAAGTGTCCCTCAAAGCTTTGGCCCCAGGTGCCCAGTCCCTCCCCAGAAGCAACCACAATTTCCAGGCAGATCCCCTTTAAACAGAAAAAGTAGAAATGGAGACACAGCTTCCACAGGCTCTTAGGCTCCATTTCCCAGGACAGACCTGCTCACAGCCTGTGCAGACGCACACATTACGCACAGagatatatttattaagaaaagaCTTGGTGACGAAAGCCAGTGATGCGTTTATATTGTGTCTGACTCATCACATCGCTGCCACAGCCAGTCAGGCCGTGCAGAGGGCTCTTCGAGTTCCTGCCACCAAGGGGGCCAGGCCCGAGGGCCAGCCTCTGCCACACTGCTCCCCAATTGTACCTTGACTCCCAGGGTGCTGCTCCCCAAGTGTGTTCGAGAACTGAGATGACCTAGAAGTCTTTAGCCTCCCAGGTGAGCCTGTCCCCGAGTTGGGAAAACACGCGTGTGCTGTGTCCGCCCACAGGGATGAAGTCGATGTGCTGTACTATATGGTGGTCCAGGAGCTGATGCGACGGGAGGAAGGGTTCAGGCCATCTGGGAACTGGTCCCAGGAGGAGATGATGTTTCTCCAAGAGTTTCCCTGGCGGAAGCATCAGCTGGAAAAGACTATCAGTGAACTTCACAGCATCGCAGACCAAGTTGACACAACCCACAAGATGCTCACCAAGACCAGCCTGGTGGCCAGCTCCTCGGGGGCGGTGTCCGCTGTCATGACCATCCTGGGTGTGGCCCTGGCACCCGTGACAACAGGAGGGAGCCTGCTACTCGTAGcagcagggcagagcctggggttAGCAGCTGCCACCACCAACATTTTGACAAATGTCTTAGAAAATAGGAGCAATTCGGCAGCAAGAGACAGAGCCAGCAGACTGGCGAGTCTCCCCACAGACCCGGAGGCTGGAACTGGGGGAGGGACACGTTTCTCTGATGGGAGTTTGGTCGGGAGGTGTATTAACGCTTTCGGGAGCATCAGGCAGCTTCGTGCCTTCCAGAGGGCCCAGGCCAACCCTGGCTTCATTGCGAGGGTCAGGAACTTTGTGGCCACAAGGCGTGTGCCCTTCTGGAGGGCCGCAGGGGTGCAGAGAGCGGCGGGGGCGCCTGCTCTGGCTATGACCCGCGCTGCCCGGATGCTGAGCGTAGCTGGGGCTGGCTACTTCCTCATGCAGGACTTGAGAAGCATCCAGGAGAACTGGAGGCACCTGGAAGAGGGGGCAAGGACGGAGACGGCCGAGGAATTGAGGACACTCGCCcgggagctggagcaggagctggaccGGCAGTCCCAGCGCTACAGGCTGACCATCCAGAGGCTGAACCAGGAGGGGGGAAGAAGGGCAAGGCCGCCGAGGATGAGTGGGGATGCTAACCAGGTAGGCATGGAAACAGACACATAATCACAACTGCCTTTCCAGAGAGGACTTTCCCACACTCCTCCCTTAAATGAGGTCCCTCCCGCTAGTTCCAGCATCCTGTGCTTTTCTCCCAAAGCGCTGACCATGCATTTCTGAAATCTGTTTGTTAGGTGCTGGCTGTCTGTCTTTCTGCAGAGCGCCGGCAGGTGAGTAGGGCTGGGCACACGGCAGGTGCGCCTAGTTGTGTTGAATGACGTGAGTGGCATTTCATGACAAAGGTGACACTTCAAATGAGCTGGGAAAGGATCTTTACTTGAAGAGGAGTTTGTATTCCTAGACTCTCTTATTCAGAGACATTAACTATTTGTAGAAAATGAAAACGACTATCAGGAAAAGAAGCAGAATTTCAAAATTCCTCCTTAATTCTACAGAGAGGGTGGGATGGGACCAGATAGCAAGGCCACTGCCTGAGACGCTGGAAAGAGACACAGAAGACTGTGAGGCtcataaattcattcattcattcactcattagtTCATTCACTGACCCATTAATTGGGGCCTGTGACGGGGCCAAGGACAAAGAAAGTGTTCCAAATCTCGTCTGCATGTTGAAATCTCCTGGGAAGCCTTAACACACACCGATGAGTGGGTCTAAATGATGGGGGGTAGGACCCGAACTTTGGACATTTTAAAGGCTCTCCTAGTGATTCTGTGTGTGGCGAGTTTGGGACCCCCTGttttaagggggggggggcctttCTTCCCATTCCTCTACAGTCGAACCTCATTTCTCAAACGTCTCCCATCTCCAACAACCTGGTTCCAGGCC
Encoded proteins:
- the APOL5 gene encoding apolipoprotein L5 gives rise to the protein MLSLDGLLHQSIIEGLATVTTEDLRWLLSDWQAWETVTEQLRLGRDEVDVLYYMVVQELMRREEGFRPSGNWSQEEMMFLQEFPWRKHQLEKTISELHSIADQVDTTHKMLTKTSLVASSSGAVSAVMTILGVALAPVTTGGSLLLVAAGQSLGLAAATTNILTNVLENRSNSAARDRASRLASLPTDPEAGTGGGTRFSDGSLVGRCINAFGSIRQLRAFQRAQANPGFIARVRNFVATRRVPFWRAAGVQRAAGAPALAMTRAARMLSVAGAGYFLMQDLRSIQENWRHLEEGARTETAEELRTLARELEQELDRQSQRYRLTIQRLNQEGGRRARPPRMSGDANQLVRLALAEAERTSSTRNRSACDGVPRGGARRPAALCGNPQGLRKYQGPD